Within the Pygocentrus nattereri isolate fPygNat1 chromosome 28, fPygNat1.pri, whole genome shotgun sequence genome, the region ACAAGGTAAGAGGACATTTTAAAGGATGGTTTGagcaaatttacacaatttaccTCTTACCCTCAATGCCAAGATATTTTTGGCtatctgaggtttgcttctttagttgtgCCCTGGAggtacaaggctaatgtagtgaACAAGTGATGCTGTAGAAGTGGCACAATGCTGGTAAAGCACTGTGTCATATATACAATACAGTGTCAAAAACAGCATAATAAGCTTGGACAATGTTTTCCCCAGATGCTCATATAATTACCAACTGGTCCATcttctaaaataataataataattataataataatgaattttatttgtaacgcactttacattttaagcaaatctcaaagtgctaaAAATAAGTTCACTATTTATTATCTTCATAAAGATTAAAAGCCTTTACAGTTCTGCACTAACTATATACTTTGCATTAGCATGTTACATTGTTAACATCCAATGTTTctccatgtttgtttatttagaaacaaaaacattgcCAAACTGGTGTGCTGACACCTTGCCTCTGGACAAATTCATCCATTTCCTCCATTTCACTCCCTCATTCATTTCCTCCAAGCATCTGTCTCGACTTGATGTTCAGGTGCAAAGTCATTATAGCAATAAAGATATGAAGACAATGGAAGACAATTTACAGACATCCTCTGAAGCCATTTTGATCGAGTTCTCTTAAAATACTCTTGCAAAGCAGCACAATTATGAGAAGCATAaacgatttttaaaaatgttttttctgtatgttgcatgcaattacacatttccaccagagaggtctttAAATCCCAAAAACTTTCACAGTGTAGCTTCAGATTCTCTCAATACTATATGATAGAATATATGATATAAGCTATCGGCCCAAGGCTAACATACAAGCTAGTCTATTTGTGATTACTCACTGTCGACTGAGGAGTGTGTGAAACACTTAGGCATGTACAATGacataagctttcattacttgttagcgaCATTATCCTTATAGTGCAACCTTGTTACACTTTAAATTAAATTCTTCTTATTTTAACTGTAGTTAACAAGGTGCACCCTAAATCTCTAATCGGGGAAGAGACAGTTTAGTTTAGTGAGGAGCTCACCTTCTGTGCATCCAGTTTCTTCTCCATACTGAGCGAGACTGGCCTTGTCTTGCTGTCTCTCCTCCAGGAGAACAGGCTGGAAGGGGAGTGGGAGGAGGATAGGCTGTTGGGTTTGGGGTGGCGTGGGGGAGGCTCGGGGGAAGAGGCACCGCTGGTCTTGCGTTTCCTGCTGGGACCTTTGTGATCGTGGCCAAGAGCCTTCCGGTGCAGCCCTGAGGCACCTCCACCATCATTAGAGCAGGATTCGGGGGGAGAGGGTGGAGACATGTGGGAAGGAATAGGGGTGGGGCTTTGCTTGGCCAAGCCCTGCATCTCAGAAACGTGGAGCTGTGGCTGCGGCTTACTGCCTGGCGAAAAGACGCCATTGATTGGTCCGTGAGAAGGGGAGAGGGATGGTCTGGAGGAAGGTTGTCGATCTTTTGGGCTCGAGAAGCTCCTGTTCTGGCCCGCTGAGTCTTCTTTCTGCGGGGGGGACTTCTTGCGCTTTCTGGCCATGGGGCTGTCCTGCAGCTGCCCAAGCCTGGCCTGCAGAGTTTGCTTGCTGGGGCGGCCCACAGGGTTCCGAGGTCGGCCGGGGCCAGAGACTTCGGGTGCTTTGGTCAGGGTTTTGGAGGGGGGCGTTCTGTTTGAGGCCCTAGGCTCTGATTGTCCTGAGGTGCTGGTGTCCCCAAGGGGACGCCTGGGGACAGAGGAGGTGCTAGTCCTAAGAGAGGAGGCACTCGGGGCAGGGACTCTGCTAGGTGGGCTGCGCAGAGCATTGTGGGACTGAGAAGCAAATGTAAAAGCTAATGGAGAGTGATGAGAGTGCAGCTCAGACACCTGAGGGATTTTCCTATGGGGATCAGAAATACTTTAGGAAAACCATGTAAACTCTAAAAAATATTACTTAAAGGAACAACTtggcaaaaaaaattataataatttacACTATTTTCCCCTTTGCTTGTTTAGGTTTGTGCTGATGCTGTCAGGCTAATTGGAATGAGTAATGGACACTGATACCCCAGCAAATAGCACTGAGCAATTCAAGCTTACATCATCACATATCAAGTTGTTAAAGGGCACATGTCATGTGAAAGTTCTCCTTGCTTTTTTGACATTAGTTTAACGCAACATGTAACCATGTTTAAAAAGTTTTGAAACATACTGTTCACAGTCCAGTCCATACTATCTATATAGggaaactaagataaaacagtaaattctgaatgaattgtttttgtcatgtcacacaaatcaacaaatttagccgacagcagtttagcccttccagttcacactgaagttataaggagtgtttcagctcagactgcaTCTTGCATAAAGCAAAATACAGGCCAGCCcattagaacagagctcatttaaatatattagtcttaaagatGCAGTAAGAGAAACAACCTGTTTAGTTCTAAGGGACAAAGACAAGCTAGAAAATGAATTATCATTTTTTGTTACACAAAAATGTTGTAAGTGGTGCTCTTGgggaaaaactacaaaaaattaagatatgggccctttaagtaaTTTCAGTTAGATTAGCCcttgtgttttctgacactAAATATTATTAACtaataaatggacaaaagtatagaTAGAAAATAGGCTTCAAGATTgctcattttactgttttagtgACACAACATAGTTTTGTTAGCGACATTGGCCCCAAAGCACCAgggtaaaactaaagaagaaaattcTGGACACTAAACATGTACATTTGAATTCAggggaaattttaaaaataaatcgcTTTTTGATGACTATTACTTCTAACAGTTTCATATCTACAGTCATattcaaatatacagtcatagTCATATATTTGCTGAATGCAACATATTGTGgaggaaaaaactaaaaatgtggtctgtgcacaTGTTCTGGCTCATTTCATAGTTCATGTTTTATTTCCccaccaatatgttaaattcagcaaataaatgcatattttgcTAGGGTTGTACCCTGCTGAGGAGGTTTTAGctgtttttcacttagaaaaccaacaaaacatgctgTGCAGGGTTGTTCAAATTTTTTGCATAATACTGTGTGCACTTTTTTTGTACTAACAAACCTCTAACCCTTTAGTACGACTAAATCTTTAGTGCAGCAAAATCAGCCACTCTCAATCATACTTCTGTTACTAATTTCCACAGACACAGTCTACATCTTGGAGCTTCAAACAGCATGCTAGCCATTTGGTGCGGCTGGCTGACTCACTTCCACAGGTGGGCGCTGAGATGGTGCTCCACCATGGCACTGAGCGCAGAGCGCAGGTGGAAGAGCCTGCGGTCGAACGCCAACACGCTACATCCCAGCACACGCGCGCCGAAAGTACACAGCTGCAGAGAAAAAGCAGGAGagaattttaaataataaagacTACTGTTACTATTAAATTGTTTGGGATCAATGCATGCAGTGGATTCAATACTGCTAATGGTAGAGCACTGCAGCTGAACTGTCACAACCATTAACTGACAATTCATGTCTTTTTGTATTCAAGGTTCCAATTTTCAGGGTTTTTAAAGattaagtaaaatataaaaatagcaTAAAGTGACCAGCTCACCCCCAAAGGTTTGGGGTGGCATGTGCTGGTGGGTAGATCTGTGGATTCTTCCTGGTTTTCACCATCGCTTTCCTCACTGGAGAGAGACATTGAATGAGGTGGAGGGCACTGGGCCGGTATGCCTTCTCTCTCCTCAGAGCACAGCCCCTGCTCTTCCACCTCCACACCACTCTCTGATGGAGTCCTGGACCAACCACACATGCACAACTATTTACAAATGTTCATCATTAACGACctgaatttttttcttcttcatgcaACAGCACTGCTTCAAACCTGAGAGAAACATAGCTGGCTATCTGCCGCCTGCAGGGCTGGGGCACTGGATCTCCTGTGGGGGCCTGAGGACAGGGAGAACTTTCTTCAGGCACGTCTCTAATCACAGGAGGAGCCCGCTCCCGAGCTTTAGAGCTCATTTTGAGTTCCAAAACCAGTTGATCAAAGCTCTTACTCCTCCCCACCACCTGTCTGCGCTGGTGGATAGAGTGAATCTAAGGAACAAGAGAGCACAAGCACAAGATATTAGG harbors:
- the atxn7l2b gene encoding ataxin-7-like protein 2b isoform X2 translates to MTLRKEDMCIYGHCPAQDEFYLVVCSHCGQVVKPQAFEKHCERRHGPLSKLCGPHSSLSSPPPHWPQLGRPPTQHSGLHESRDGKQQGAGPPRVPPLHPPINKSPKAQKEGTSILQLDKFSHGSPSSPPYLCTPTPRDPPWHPGSTPPKKPPPSEKPLQKGTDMHKPLPGPRTYSRTYKKVPKKECDLDKHCGVLDPERKKLCTRLLTCNIHSIHQRRQVVGRSKSFDQLVLELKMSSKARERAPPVIRDVPEESSPCPQAPTGDPVPQPCRRQIASYVSLRTPSESGVEVEEQGLCSEEREGIPAQCPPPHSMSLSSEESDGENQEESTDLPTSTCHPKPLGLCTFGARVLGCSVLAFDRRLFHLRSALSAMVEHHLSAHLWKKIPQVSELHSHHSPLAFTFASQSHNALRSPPSRVPAPSASSLRTSTSSVPRRPLGDTSTSGQSEPRASNRTPPSKTLTKAPEVSGPGRPRNPVGRPSKQTLQARLGQLQDSPMARKRKKSPPQKEDSAGQNRSFSSPKDRQPSSRPSLSPSHGPINGVFSPGSKPQPQLHVSEMQGLAKQSPTPIPSHMSPPSPPESCSNDGGGASGLHRKALGHDHKGPSRKRKTSGASSPEPPPRHPKPNSLSSSHSPSSLFSWRRDSKTRPVSLSMEKKLDAQKPKLHH
- the atxn7l2b gene encoding ataxin-7-like protein 2b isoform X1 produces the protein MAALDRRISILDEFVGQSWNTWVDKADVSTPEGTSGEECSKNVKKRLETMTLRKEDMCIYGHCPAQDEFYLVVCSHCGQVVKPQAFEKHCERRHGPLSKLCGPHSSLSSPPPHWPQLGRPPTQHSGLHESRDGKQQGAGPPRVPPLHPPINKSPKAQKEGTSILQLDKFSHGSPSSPPYLCTPTPRDPPWHPGSTPPKKPPPSEKPLQKGTDMHKPLPGPRTYSRTYKKVPKKECDLDKHCGVLDPERKKLCTRLLTCNIHSIHQRRQVVGRSKSFDQLVLELKMSSKARERAPPVIRDVPEESSPCPQAPTGDPVPQPCRRQIASYVSLRTPSESGVEVEEQGLCSEEREGIPAQCPPPHSMSLSSEESDGENQEESTDLPTSTCHPKPLGLCTFGARVLGCSVLAFDRRLFHLRSALSAMVEHHLSAHLWKKIPQVSELHSHHSPLAFTFASQSHNALRSPPSRVPAPSASSLRTSTSSVPRRPLGDTSTSGQSEPRASNRTPPSKTLTKAPEVSGPGRPRNPVGRPSKQTLQARLGQLQDSPMARKRKKSPPQKEDSAGQNRSFSSPKDRQPSSRPSLSPSHGPINGVFSPGSKPQPQLHVSEMQGLAKQSPTPIPSHMSPPSPPESCSNDGGGASGLHRKALGHDHKGPSRKRKTSGASSPEPPPRHPKPNSLSSSHSPSSLFSWRRDSKTRPVSLSMEKKLDAQKPKLHH